One genomic segment of Amycolatopsis granulosa includes these proteins:
- a CDS encoding sirohydrochlorin chelatase, with translation MIVLAAHGTRDPRGARVIEQLADRVRAATPVPVRVAYADVRQPGLATVLGTVRGYQAVVVPVFLASGYHVRTDIPAQIAASRHRNAVAAEPFGPAPELIGVLRERLERAGYRAGDAVVLAAAGSSDVRALAEVRVAADRLGALLGTSVRVGYAATARPAITDAVARARGRRVAIASWLLAPGLFQRRVAEAGADVVANPLGVHPDVVELVLARYRQAQRQLTLAAGEAPG, from the coding sequence ATGATCGTGCTGGCGGCCCACGGCACCCGCGACCCGCGGGGAGCGCGGGTGATCGAGCAACTGGCGGACCGGGTGCGGGCCGCGACGCCGGTGCCGGTGCGCGTGGCCTACGCCGACGTCCGGCAACCCGGCCTCGCCACCGTCCTCGGCACCGTGCGCGGCTACCAGGCGGTCGTCGTCCCGGTGTTCCTCGCGTCCGGCTACCACGTGCGCACGGACATCCCGGCGCAGATCGCGGCGAGCCGGCACCGCAACGCCGTCGCGGCCGAACCGTTCGGCCCGGCACCGGAACTGATCGGCGTGCTGCGGGAGCGGCTGGAGCGGGCGGGCTACCGCGCCGGTGACGCGGTCGTGCTGGCCGCGGCCGGGTCCAGCGACGTGCGTGCGCTCGCGGAAGTCAGGGTCGCGGCGGACCGGCTGGGCGCGCTGCTGGGCACCTCCGTGCGGGTCGGTTACGCGGCCACCGCGCGGCCGGCGATCACCGACGCCGTCGCGCGGGCACGCGGGCGTCGGGTGGCGATCGCGTCGTGGCTGCTGGCGCCGGGCCTGTTCCAGCGCAGGGTGGCCGAGGCCGGCGCCGACGTGGTGGCGAATCCGCTGGGCGTGCACCCGGACGTGGTGGAGCTGGTGCTGGCCCGCTACCGGCAGGCGCAGCGTCAGCTCACGCTCGCCGCCGGAGAAGCGCCGGGTTGA
- a CDS encoding DUF3224 domain-containing protein produces MTNTFTMRSWDEKVVSGPEDGPRYAHAHATFAYSGVIEGESACDYLLYYPGEGYTGSTQTAPGFERIEGTVDGRKGSFVIRHEVAYGAEGIRGTFTVVEGSGTGELAGITGGGTIGGASETVSYTFDHRL; encoded by the coding sequence ATGACGAACACTTTCACCATGCGCAGCTGGGACGAGAAGGTCGTGAGCGGCCCGGAGGACGGCCCGCGGTACGCCCACGCGCACGCCACCTTCGCCTATTCGGGTGTCATCGAGGGCGAGTCGGCGTGCGACTACCTGCTGTACTACCCGGGCGAGGGCTACACCGGCAGCACGCAGACCGCGCCGGGGTTCGAACGGATCGAGGGCACCGTGGACGGCCGGAAGGGCAGCTTCGTGATCCGGCACGAGGTGGCCTACGGCGCCGAGGGCATCCGGGGCACGTTCACCGTGGTCGAGGGCTCGGGCACCGGCGAGCTGGCCGGGATCACCGGCGGCGGCACGATCGGCGGGGCGAGCGAAACCGTGTCCTACACCTTCGACCACCGGTTGTGA
- a CDS encoding helix-turn-helix domain-containing protein, translating to MVGDVFKALADPTRRTILDELTVRDGQTLFEICSRLATNHGLTSSRQAVSQHLDVLEAAGLVEIRREGRYKFHYINTAPLEPIVERWLRARGQT from the coding sequence GTGGTGGGTGACGTCTTCAAGGCCCTGGCCGATCCCACGCGGCGGACGATCCTCGACGAACTGACCGTCCGGGATGGACAGACGCTCTTCGAGATCTGCAGCCGGCTGGCGACCAACCACGGGCTCACGTCGTCGCGGCAGGCGGTCTCGCAGCACCTCGACGTGCTGGAGGCCGCCGGACTGGTGGAGATCAGGCGCGAGGGCCGGTACAAGTTCCACTACATCAACACGGCGCCGCTCGAACCGATCGTCGAGCGGTGGCTCCGGGCGAGGGGACAGACATGA
- a CDS encoding VOC family protein: protein MRITVMSVFVDDQEKALRFYTEVLGFVPKHDLPAGGARWLTVVSPDDPDGTELLLEPSGHPAVKPFRDALVADGIPFTMFAVPDVRAEYERLRALGVRFTQEPTQMGPVTTAVFDDTCGNLIQIADPS, encoded by the coding sequence ATGAGGATCACCGTGATGAGCGTGTTCGTCGACGACCAGGAGAAGGCCCTGCGGTTCTACACCGAGGTGCTGGGTTTCGTGCCGAAGCACGACCTGCCCGCGGGCGGGGCCCGCTGGCTCACCGTGGTGTCCCCCGACGATCCGGACGGCACCGAACTGCTGCTCGAACCGAGCGGCCACCCGGCGGTGAAGCCGTTCCGGGACGCGCTCGTCGCCGACGGCATCCCGTTCACCATGTTCGCCGTGCCCGACGTGCGCGCCGAGTACGAGCGGCTGCGCGCGCTGGGTGTCCGGTTCACCCAGGAGCCCACCCAGATGGGCCCGGTGACCACCGCCGTCTTCGACGACACCTGCGGCAACCTCATCCAGATCGCCGACCCGAGCTAG
- a CDS encoding helix-turn-helix transcriptional regulator, translated as MRASRLLSVLLLLQSRGRMTAEELAAELEVSVRTVYRDIESLSAAGVPVYAERGRAGGYRLLDGYRTRLTGLTGEEAQSLPLAGLPDAAAELGLGTVLTAAQLKLYAALPEELRSRAGKVAERFVLDVPGWFRGIESLPLLAGVAQAVWDSRRVSVRYQRWDHSETNRVLEPLGLILKAGNWYLAARCAGVTRTYRVSRILSVEPGAVFERPADFDLTGYWREWSEQFERRMYPRVAVVRLSPLGRDLVPFYLGAVGARALRECRGTPDEDGWLRVELPVEPGAPALGELLRFGPELQVLEPADLRDQVAAAVGRMGAIYG; from the coding sequence ATGCGTGCGAGCAGGTTGCTGTCGGTGCTGCTGCTGTTGCAGAGCCGCGGCCGGATGACCGCCGAGGAGCTGGCCGCGGAGCTCGAGGTGTCGGTGCGGACCGTGTACCGGGACATCGAGTCGCTGTCGGCCGCCGGTGTGCCGGTCTACGCCGAGCGCGGCCGGGCCGGCGGCTACCGGCTGCTCGACGGCTACCGCACCCGCCTGACCGGCCTGACCGGGGAGGAGGCCCAGTCGCTCCCGCTGGCCGGGCTGCCGGACGCGGCCGCGGAGCTGGGCCTGGGCACGGTGCTGACCGCGGCGCAGCTCAAGCTGTACGCCGCGCTGCCGGAGGAACTGCGCAGCCGCGCGGGGAAGGTCGCCGAGCGGTTCGTGCTCGACGTGCCCGGCTGGTTCCGCGGCATCGAAAGCCTGCCGCTGCTGGCCGGGGTGGCGCAGGCGGTGTGGGATTCGCGGCGGGTGTCCGTGCGCTACCAGCGGTGGGACCACAGCGAGACGAACCGCGTGCTGGAGCCGCTCGGGCTGATCCTGAAGGCCGGGAACTGGTACCTCGCCGCCCGCTGCGCGGGGGTGACCCGTACCTACCGGGTGTCCCGCATCCTCTCGGTGGAACCCGGAGCGGTGTTCGAGCGCCCGGCGGACTTCGACCTCACCGGGTACTGGCGGGAGTGGTCCGAGCAGTTCGAGCGGCGGATGTACCCGCGCGTCGCCGTGGTGCGGCTGTCCCCGCTGGGCCGGGACCTCGTACCGTTCTACCTCGGGGCGGTCGGCGCCCGCGCCCTGCGCGAGTGCCGCGGAACCCCGGACGAGGACGGGTGGTTGCGCGTGGAGTTGCCGGTCGAACCGGGCGCGCCCGCGCTCGGCGAGCTGCTGCGGTTCGGACCCGAGCTGCAGGTGCTCGAGCCGGCGGACCTGCGCGACCAGGTGGCGGCGGCCGTCGGCAGGATGGGTGCGATCTATGGGTGA
- a CDS encoding uroporphyrinogen-III synthase — translation MGELSGVTIGVTAERRAGEFIAALERHGAAVRHAPLIHIVPLSGDDRLRAATQEVLAEPLDLLAVTTGAGFRGWIEAAEGWGLREELLASLGRARIFVRGPKGAGAVRGMGLTEEWAAPGESNRELFRHILAAGVTGARLAVQLHGSPLPEHTEPLRGAGARVTEVQPYRWEWPADLRPAHELLDGVLGGEVRAVAFTSAPAGANLLRLARERGSYDELVRALRGDVVCACVGPVTAAPFTEAGIPTRQPERQRLGALVKLLVAELGSSAGGAG, via the coding sequence ATGGGTGAGCTCAGTGGCGTCACGATCGGGGTGACCGCGGAGCGGCGGGCCGGGGAGTTCATCGCGGCGCTGGAACGGCACGGAGCGGCCGTGCGGCACGCGCCGTTGATCCACATCGTGCCGCTGTCCGGCGATGACCGGCTGCGCGCGGCCACCCAGGAGGTCCTCGCCGAGCCACTGGACCTCCTCGCGGTGACCACCGGCGCCGGGTTCCGCGGCTGGATCGAGGCGGCCGAGGGCTGGGGGCTGCGCGAGGAGCTGCTCGCGTCGCTGGGCCGGGCCCGGATCTTCGTCCGCGGACCGAAAGGCGCGGGTGCGGTGCGCGGGATGGGCCTGACCGAGGAGTGGGCCGCGCCGGGCGAGAGCAACCGCGAGCTGTTCCGGCACATCCTGGCCGCCGGGGTGACCGGTGCGCGGCTGGCGGTCCAGCTGCACGGCTCGCCGCTGCCGGAACACACCGAGCCGCTGCGCGGCGCCGGGGCGCGGGTGACCGAGGTGCAGCCGTACCGGTGGGAGTGGCCCGCCGACCTGCGCCCGGCGCACGAACTGCTGGACGGCGTGCTCGGCGGCGAGGTGCGGGCAGTGGCGTTCACCAGCGCCCCGGCCGGCGCGAACCTGCTGCGGCTGGCCCGCGAGCGCGGCAGCTACGACGAGCTGGTGCGCGCGCTGCGCGGGGACGTGGTGTGCGCGTGCGTCGGCCCGGTGACCGCGGCACCGTTCACCGAGGCGGGCATCCCGACGCGGCAACCCGAACGGCAGCGGCTCGGTGCGCTGGTCAAGCTGCTGGTGGCGGAACTGGGCTCGTCGGCCGGCGGGGCGGGCTAG
- a CDS encoding winged helix DNA-binding domain-containing protein, with amino-acid sequence MLEVDREQVLAHRIAAQGLHREVADAAALAVFDLGLQSTQRDTAAISLAARLPGPVTEESFAEDPRFVLAWTHRGAPHFHRATEIGQVTAALVPLGEDDAMARMGWQRKQVEAAGTSATDALFTAAKAIRKVVTRTMTKGAVSEAVTRIIPDGLSYWCRGCQATHILEQLMRLAAIHGGVRLEAGAQPATLAPLTGRPRMRTTPDPAAATAVVRDYLRLHGPATPSEAADFVGTKVTVARRMWPDDLVEVRVAGRTAYLPESDVDALADPPEPDLVRLLPPWDPFLQSRDRALLVPDRARQKEVWRILGNPGALLVGGEVAGVWRSKGSGRKRLDFTITAFDPLPPAARAAAEAEAERVAATRGFADLRVTWS; translated from the coding sequence ATGCTCGAGGTCGATCGCGAGCAGGTGCTCGCCCACCGGATCGCGGCGCAGGGACTGCACCGCGAGGTGGCGGACGCGGCCGCGCTGGCCGTGTTCGACCTCGGCCTGCAGAGCACGCAGCGCGACACCGCGGCGATCTCCCTCGCGGCGCGCCTGCCCGGCCCGGTCACCGAGGAGTCCTTCGCGGAGGATCCGCGGTTCGTGCTGGCCTGGACCCACCGCGGGGCGCCGCACTTCCACCGCGCGACCGAGATCGGGCAGGTCACCGCCGCGCTGGTCCCCCTCGGCGAGGACGACGCGATGGCGCGGATGGGCTGGCAGCGCAAGCAGGTCGAGGCGGCCGGGACGAGCGCCACCGACGCCCTGTTCACCGCGGCGAAGGCGATCCGCAAGGTCGTCACGCGCACGATGACCAAGGGCGCGGTGAGCGAGGCGGTCACCAGGATCATCCCGGACGGGTTGTCCTACTGGTGCCGCGGCTGCCAGGCCACCCACATCCTGGAGCAGCTCATGCGGCTCGCCGCGATCCACGGCGGCGTACGGCTGGAGGCCGGCGCCCAGCCCGCGACGCTGGCGCCGCTGACCGGCCGTCCGCGGATGCGCACCACCCCGGATCCGGCGGCCGCGACCGCGGTCGTGCGCGACTACCTGCGGTTGCACGGCCCGGCCACGCCGTCCGAGGCCGCCGACTTCGTCGGCACGAAGGTGACGGTGGCACGGCGGATGTGGCCGGACGACCTGGTCGAGGTGCGCGTGGCGGGCCGCACCGCGTACCTCCCGGAGTCCGATGTGGACGCGCTGGCCGATCCGCCGGAGCCGGACCTGGTGCGGTTGCTGCCACCGTGGGACCCGTTCCTCCAGTCGCGGGACCGGGCCCTGCTGGTGCCGGACCGGGCGCGGCAGAAGGAGGTCTGGCGGATCCTCGGCAACCCGGGTGCGCTGCTCGTCGGTGGCGAGGTGGCCGGCGTGTGGCGGAGCAAGGGCAGCGGCCGGAAGCGGCTGGACTTCACGATCACCGCGTTCGATCCGCTGCCGCCCGCGGCCCGCGCGGCGGCGGAAGCCGAAGCCGAACGCGTCGCGGCGACCCGTGGCTTCGCCGATCTGCGGGTCACCTGGTCCTAG